Proteins encoded within one genomic window of Hermetia illucens chromosome 2, iHerIll2.2.curated.20191125, whole genome shotgun sequence:
- the LOC119648826 gene encoding SET domain-containing protein SmydA-8 — protein sequence MPIPLNCPICGVPSTLKCGGCRNVVYCGKEHQKLHWRKEHKVLCKCFEIDTDPKLGRYVRSTRDIKKGEVVMREIPALIAPKLMTYPICLGCHQKLTVKPGERDYYKCSQCTWPLCSLACENSKYHKPECEVMAKRKFNCNINYDAKNGPKKESAYCVISPLRCLLLRNSNPKLYEKILKLEDHLDKRINTPVYAILKSNLLTFVRKILGLDELSEEEILRVASILDTNAFEVRIPSKDLKVRGLFLDTAMVSHDCVPNTRHVFDNNCQIVVMATVDIPKGSVISTSYTNTLKSTLPRREHLLQSKCFECTCRRCADPTELETYAGAIMCSKCKIGKILSEDPLDASADWKCQLCPHKIKVKQIVWGNNALEKELQSLDKTSPKAYEEFLRRYRDTLYDKHSLVLETKYALIQLYGNVPGFLLHELNDAAVQRKLDLCHDMLEIADIFEPGSSRFRGMLLLDLQEIMAVQAKREFENGLLTREGTQEKLMDAMKILNEAVEILQVEPEMQATLQDRVTRMAKEIDLN from the exons ATGCCTATTCCATTGAATTGTCCAATTTGTGGTGTTCCATCGACGCTAAAGTGCGGTGGCTGCAGAAATGTCGTCTATTGTGGAAAGGAGCATCAGAAGCTGCATTGGCGAAAGGAGCATAAAGTTTTGTGCAAATGTTTTGAG ATAGATACAGATCCCAAATTAGGGAGATATGTAAGATCCACGCGTGACATAAAAAAAGGCGAAGTGGTCATGCGTGAAATCCCCGCATTGATTGCCCCCAAACTGATGACATATCCAATTTGCTTAGGATGCCACCAAAAATTGACAGTTAAACCAGGCGAACGCGACTATTACAAATGTAGCCAATGTACCTGGCCACTATGCAGCTTAGCatgtgaaaattcaaaatatcacaAACCAGAATGCGAAGTAATGGCCAAACGTAAATTCAATTGCAATATCAACTACGACGccaaaaatggaccaaaaaaagagtcaGCCTATTGTGTCATTTCTCCACTACGATGTCTTCTACTGCGAAACTCTAATCCGAAACTTTAtgaaaaaatcttgaaattgGAGGATCATCTCGATAAACGGATAAACACACCAGTTTACGCCATTCTAAAGTCAAATCTACTAACATTTGTCCGGAAAATACTTGGACTCGATGAACTTTCCGAGGAAGAGATACTTCGCGTTGCATCTATTTTGGATACGAATGCGTTCGAAGTACGCATTCCGTCTAAAGATTTGAAAGTGCGTGGCTTATTTCTGGATACGGCTATGGTGTCACATGATTGTGTGCCAAATACTCGGCATGTTTTTGATAATAATTGTCAAATAGTCGTCATGGCTACAGTGGATATTCCTAAGGGTTCAGTTATAAGCACTTCATATACGAATACCTTGAAAAGTACTCTACCGAGGCGGGAACATTTGCTGCAGTCAAAGTGTTTCGAATGTACCTGCAGGAGGTGCGCAGATCCTACAGAGCTCGAGACATATGCGGGAGCCATAATGTGCTCGAAATGTaaaattggaaag ATCCTTTCTGAAGACCCGTTGGATGCTTCTGCAGATTGGAAGTGTCAACTTTGCCCACACAAAATCAAAGTGAAACAAATAGTGTGGGGGAACAACGCCCTTGAAAAGGAACTTCAGAGCTTGGATAAGACTTCACCCAAGGCATACGAAGAATTTCTGCGTCGATATAGGGATACACTTTATGACAAGCACTCGCTCGTCCTGGAGACTAAATATGCCCTTATTCAGTTGTATGGAAATGTACCAGGCTTCCTACTACATG AACTGAATGACGCAGCAGTCCAAAGGAAGCTTGACCTTTGCCATGATATGTTGGAAATTGCAGATATATTCGAGCCTGGATCTAGTCGGTTTCGAGGGATGCTGTTATTAGACTTGCAGGAAATAATGGCTGTACAAGCAAAGAGGGAATTCGAGAACGGTCTGCTAACCAGAGAAGGGACGCAA GAAAAATTAATGGATGCTATGAAGATATTAAATGAAGCAGTCGAAATTCTGCAGGTTGAACCAGAAATGCAAGCTACATTACAAGACAGAGTTACCAGAATGGCTAAAGAAATCGATCTGAATTAA
- the LOC119648079 gene encoding glutactin-like, whose amino-acid sequence MRRDFKNLHWFQLCVFLTSVQQIFGQYPNFGIQINLPGLGAVRGSSDVTAWSGAKFYQFLGIPYGETTAGRNRYKPPIPKRPWSGVLDATFAKPGCPTAAFTHREDGGDIEDCLHLSVYSKNQAGSFPVMVVLNGEMYFETARSRQPPNYLMEKDIVLVVPQFRTGILGFLSTRTVDIPGNAGVFDAAEALLWVSRYIRFFGGDPERITLVGQSAGAVIAHVLSISPKIPSGLFHQLILQSGTALSPIVIRKEPLKYSENLAQFLLCPGGNDLLEINRCLIETPVKDLTEMSSIMMVLYDSETPDNIGVKLTIGDTHDLLPEKPSELIKTSKKYPLMAGTTAHDGMFVFDDEYMVMVYSERKKNESYIAYNLLDDLLERFGIEDTTGALKGILRQKLVSQYQMSEADFYSMIPDLVDMAGIITMKIPILRTAQINAKDQPKNTFLYSFNYEGEYTRFGYGDNKDNVPYDGGVCHNDENIYLFPYPDYAAHLNDADTTMARTMIDLWTSFVETGKPSAYGFPSWPPMSKRNGPYVRINRKSWIDPDYTTDFYKAVSDARAGEGILRPENKDKMFHIQFVVRK is encoded by the exons ATGAGAcgtgatttcaaaaatttgcaTTGGTTTCAATTATGTGTGTTTCTTACGAGTGTACAACAGATTTTCGGACAATATCCAAATTTCGGTATTCAAATTAATCTACCGGGGCTAGGTGCAGTTCGCGGATCATCTGACGTAACAGCTTGGTCAGGTGCCAAGTTTTACCAGTTCCTGGGTATACCCTATGGAGAAACTACAGCTGGACGAAATCGGTACAAACCACCTATCCCCAAACGACCATGGAGCGGAGTTTTGGATGCAACATTTGCAAAGCCCGGTTGCCCAACAGCAGCTTTCACACATCGTGAGGACGGAGGCGATATCGAAGATTGTCTACATTTGTCTGTCTATTCCAAGAAT CAAGCAGGGAGTTTCCCGGTCATGGTGGTGTTAAATGGAGAGATGTACTTCGAAACTGCACGATCCCGCCAaccccccaactatcttatgGAAAAAGATATTGTGCTGGTTGTGCCGCAATTCCGAACTGGCATTTTAGGCTTCCTCTCTACAAGGACCGTTGACATCCCTGGAAACGCTGGGGTATTCGACGCAGCTGAGGCTCTTCTTTGGGTTTCCAGGTATATTCGATTTTTTGGCGGTGATCCTGAACGAATTACACTCGTTGGTCAATCGGCAGGAGCTGTAATTGCGCACGTTCTGAGTATAAGCCCGAAA ATTCCATCAGGACTCTTTCACCAATTAATACTCCAATCTGGTACAGCTTTATCACCCATCGTTATCCGCAAGGAGCCCTTAAaatattcggaaaatttggCGCAGTTCTTATTATGCCCCGGTGGAAATGATCTGCTGGAAATTAATCGTTGTTTAATAGAAACTCCAGTGAAGGATCTCACGGAAATGTCGTCAATAATGATGGTGCTGTATGACAGCGAAACGCCTGACAATATCGGGGTAAAGTTAACGATTGGGGATACCCATGATCTACTGCCGGAAAAACCTTCGGAGCTGATAAAAACTAGCAAAAAATATCCCCTGATGGCTGGTACGACAGCACATGATGGAATGTTTGTTTTTGATG ATGAATACATGGTGATGGTGTACAGTGAGCGCAAGAAGAACGAGAGTTATATCGCATATAACCTCCTAGACGATCTGCTAGAACGCTTTGGAATTGAAGATACCACCGGCGCGTTAAAAGGTATTCTTCGGCAAAAATTAGTATCCCAATATCAGATGTCAGAAGCGGATTTCTATAGCATGATTCCTGACCTCGTTGAT ATGGCAGGCATTATCACAATGAAGATTCCCATTCTTCGTACTGCCCAAATCAATGCGAAAGATCAACCCAAAAACACGTTCCTTTACAGCTTCAACTACGAAGGGGAGTACACTCGCTTTGGATATGGAGATAACAAAGACAACGTCCCATACGATGGTGGAGTTTGTCATAATGACGAAAACATCTATCTTTTCCCATATCCTGACTATGCTGCCCATTTGAATGATGCGGACACAACGATGGCTCGGACTATGATAGACTTGTGGACATCGTTTGTTGAAACGGGGAAACCATCTGCATACGGGTTCCCGTCGTGGCCGCCGATGTCCAAGAGGAATGGACCTTATGTGAGGATTAATCGAAAATCTTGGATTGATCCAGATTATACAACTGATTTTTATAAAGCAGTTAGCGATGCTCGTGCGGGAGAGGGTATTTTAAGACCTGAAAATAAGGATAAAATGTTTCATATTCAATTTGTTGTGAGAAAATAA